The sequence CCATTCTCGACGAGTCCTTTACAAAGATCCGTCCGTTTTCGCATCGTCCCTACGGCAATATGTATGTGCCGACCTAAGACGCACCGATTTCAGGAGGAATCATGTTCACTTCCATCGCTCACGCCATGGGCGCCCAGCCGGGCGGCCAGGCCGCTGCCCCGGACGGAATCGCGGGCCTGCTCGCCGGGCCTTTGCCTATGCTCATTCTCATGTTCGCCATTTTCTATTTTCTGCTCATCCGTCCGCAGCAGAAAAAAGCCAAGCAGCATAAAGAAATGCTCGCGGCTTTGAAAGTTGGCGACAAAGTCATGACCGGCGGCGGCTTTTACGGTCGCATCAAGGCCATCGATCAAGATGTCCTGACCGTGGAACTCTCCGAAAATGTTGAAGTCAAACTCAATCGGGGATACATCGCCGGACCGTCCGACACCAAGTAATACGTCTGCGGCCTTCACGATTGACGAAAGGGCAAGCATGCGGCTGCGTCGGGCTTACCGTCCTCCGGTCGCACTTGCCTTTTATGCGTCTTTACGCATGTGAGAACCCTCGCCAAGGAAACTCTCAATGAATTCGATTCTGCGCTGGAAAATCGTCCTGACTGTGGCGGTCGTTGTTCTGGGCGTCTACCTTGCTTTGCCTTCGCTTCCCGGCGTCAAAGGCTCCGCAATGGATAAATTTTTGCCCAACGACGCCATTAACCTGGGCCTGGATCTCAAGGGCGGCATCTTTCTGACCCTTGAAGTAGATATGGATAAGGCCGTAGAAACCAAACTGGGCAGATTGGCTCAAGAGCTTAAGGATTACGCCGAAGAACGTGGTGTGGGATTCCTGAATCCCAAGGTGCTTGAGGATCGTTCCGTCGAAGTCAATCTGCACGACACCTCACATCAGGACACCTTCGACGCCTTGTTGGAGGAAAATTTCTCCGTATTCACCCCCACCATCACTCCCCTGTCCTCAGGCGGGGTGAGCTACTCCCTGCGTGTTTCCCAAAACTACCTGGATCGTTTCAAGCAGGAAACCATGCGGCAAACCGTGGACATCGTTCGGAACCGAATCGACCGTCGGGGAGTTGTTGAACCGGACATTCGCCAGCAGGAAGGCAACCGGATTCAGATTCAGTTGCCCGGTATGGAAGACGCGGAGCAGGCTATCAGCGTCATCACGCAGATGGGACAGCTTGAGTTTAAGATCGAGGCCTCAGGCGTGAGCGTGGAGCAGGCCCGAAACAACCCACTCGAATACGAAGTCGCCTTTGTTCAAGACGATCCCGGCGCTCCCATCGTACTGCGGAAAAACCCGGTGCTTACCGGCGAGTACATCGCTGACGCCGCACCGAACTTTGATCGCAACAACCGTCCCTACGTCTTGCTGGAGCTTGACGGACGCGGCGCCACCATCTTTGAACAAGTTACCGCGGCAAACGTGAACAAGCGTCTCGCCATTATCTTGGATGGAAAAGTCTATTCAGCTCCGGTAATCAATGAACGCATCGGCGGCGGCAGGGCCAGCATCAGCGGCAACTTTACCGTGCAAAAGGCCAAGGATTTGGTCACGGTGCTTAAAGACGCGTTGCCCGCGCCCGTTGAAAAGGTTGCCGAGTCCACCATCGGTCCGTCTCTCGGACAGGAGTCCATTGATAAGGGCATCAACGCTGCCGTGATCGGTCTCTCCCTGGTGATCATATTCATGGTCATCTACTATGGAATGGCCGGTGTGTTTGCGGACACGGTGTTGTTGCTCAACCTGGTTTTGATCATGGCGGGACTCGCCGCTTTCGGGGCCACCCTGACCTTGCCGGGCATTGCCGGTATTATCCTGACCATCGGTATGGCTGTGGACGCCAACGTGATCATCTTCGAGCGCATACGTGAAGAGTTGCGTCGCGGACTTACACCTAAGGCCGCTGTTCAGGAAGGATTTGGGCGAGCTACGTTGACCATTTTGGACGCCAACGTGACCACGGTTATCGCTGCCATCATCTTATATCAATTCGGTACCGGTCCCATTCGCGGTTTTGCCGTGACTCTGACGCTCGGTATCATCACCTCCATGTTCACGGCCATCTTCGTTTCCCGCGTCTTTTTCGACATCTACACGCGGAACAAGGGTTCCCAGGCCAAGATCAGCATTTAAGGGAGGCACAATATGGGACTGCAAATCATCAAACCGAACACCAGGATCGACTTTATCGGGTTTCGCCGCATAGCGTTCCTGATTTCCGCTCTGGTTATCGCCGTGGGCATCGTCTCCCTGGTTGGAAAGGGCGGCCCTCGCTACGGCATCGACTTTGCCGGGGGCATCATCATTCAGGCCAAAGTACACGCCGAGGAGCACCTGGATGTGCGAGACGTGCAGGACGCCATGAAGGCCGTGGAATTGCCTGGCCTTGTGGTCCAGGAAATCCTGAATGAAAAAAACGAATTCCTGATTCGCACGTCGGCATCCGATGTGGATACGGAAGTGGTGCGCAACCAAGTTATGGAGAATGTCTCATCAGCCTTCAATGGTGCCGAAGTGGAAGTTCGCCGCACGGAGATGGTGGGACCGAAAGTATCCGACGACCTGCGCACAAAAGCTCTGGAAGCTCTGTTTTATGCGGTTTTGCTCATTGCGATCTATATTTCCGGACGCTTTGAACAACGATGGATGGCCGCCGCGATCATGGCTGGGGGACTCTTCGCCGGTATTACAGCGCTTCAGTTCCTCGGTCTGTCCATCACCTTCCTGATCTTCGGCGCCCTGGCCATTACTCTTGGTCTTTGTTGGTACTTGAAGCTCAATTACGCATTGGGAGCCGTTGCCGCGCTTCTACATGACGTCATGATCACCGTGGGTGTTTTCTCCTTGCTCGACAAAGAGTTCGATTTGACCATCATCGCGGCTTTGTTGACCATTATTGGATACTCTCTCAACGACACCATCATCGTCTTTGACCGTATCCGTGAAAACATCAAAGGCCAGAGCGACGAACACCTCAAGGACATCATCAACATCAGCGTGAACCAGACCTTGTCACGAACCATTCTGACATCTGGTACCACGTTGTTGGTTGTGGCCGCGTTGTTCATTTTCGGTGGAGGCGCTATCCACGATTTTGCGCTGGCACTGCTTGTCGGCATTTTTGTGGGAACCTATTCCTCGGTCTTCGTGGCCAGCCCGGTTCTGCTTGGCTTCGGACCGACTATGCCAGCGGATGCCCCAAAGGAAGCAGCCGCGTAACCGTTTACTGAGTAACAATAGAGCCGCTCTGCACCTTCGGGTGTGGAGCGGCTTTTTTATATCGTATTGGGAAAAAGATAATATATCAGTGATGGACCAAGCGGTTCCAAAATGAAGAGAAGACACGAGGGGCTGCGGCGCGTTCTAACACAAAGCATCCTACGACAAAAATCGGGAAAAGCAGAAGATAGGGAAGGATATTGATGTCAGATGTTCCTGAAAATAATGAAACCCGACTCAACGCCGTGGTATACATCCCTTCATAAATGTAGATGGCCAAGGAGATTTTACCCATAAAGCAGAAGATCGATGCAAGCGGAAGTTTCCAATCATGCTGGAAGAAAAGCACCGCAACAAGGAAAAGCATGGCATACAATCCTATCGGGATCGCGATTTCCCAAATCGGGGGCAACGTTTGCAGTTTTGGTACAGTTGTAGCTGCCGCTTGTGTCAGTCGGGCAATGATGCAAAGTGCTGCAAAGCAGAAGCAGGAAATCACAAAAAGCGGAGTGGATCGGCGCCATTGTCGATAGTACAACACTTTAGCGTAGTACATGCCAAAAGCAAAAAGAAAGATATGCCCACAATAGACAAAAAGATACATCCAACAGCGAATCTTAGGAACATCCAGGAAAGAAAATGCAATATTGAGAGCCATAACACTTCCAATTGAAAAGAATAGGAAATGTTTCTCTAATAATTGCAAAAGCCAAAATAAGATTGGTGCCGCAATATAACACATGACAATCGCAGGTAAAAACCAGTGGTAAGCTGGGTCATGAAATTGCAGCAAAAGAATTTGCGATAGCTGCAAATTCTGCAAGGTTACCCCTGGATCAAACAAAAGATTCAATATGAGCCAAAGCCAATATAATGGAAAAAGCCGAAGTGCTCGTTTGCCAAAGAAGCTGATCAGTCCGTGGCCGATGCCATTGTTTGCAAGACGGTTGTTAAGGGAATGGTAAATTCCGTAACCGGAGACAATAAAAAAGAAAGCGATCAAATAGCCCGGATGCGTCGGGATCGAATGTTCCATAAAGCGCGAAGAAAAATGCCCAATCGCCACGGCAAACACTGCGAGACCGCGAATGTAGTTGATTCGGCGCGATAGCCCGGTCTGGGCTTTGGGTATGCCTTGTGCCTCGATTTGTGACATGCTGCAGCCTCACTTTATTCCATGCTGGCATTGTATAGCCTGCTTATGGAAACCGTGTCAAAATGGAACCCATGATGCAAACAGCCCGTGAGAGCGAACTCCCACGGGCTGTCTTTTTTTGAAACGAAGCCGGAGACTAAGAGAGCTGGCCCAACAGGGTCTGCTTGATTTCGTCAATCGTTCCTTCGCCGTCCAGTTCAATGTACGTGAAGCCGGCATCGGCGGCCTTGTTCTTGTAGAAGTAGGCAGCGGCCAGGGTGCCGGTTTCATCGTTGTAGTAGATGTCGTGGCGCTTGTTAATGGCCTCTTCGTCCACGTCATCGGCGCGCTCAGAAAGCTCGCCACCGCAAACACGGCACTTTCCGTCCTTAGGAGCGATGGCCGGGATACCGACGTTATTGGGATGGTTGGGATCGTTGGCGCAGAGGCGGCGGCCCATGATGCGGGCGGCAGCCACCTGGCGCGGCAACAGGATCTCGATCACGTAGTCGAGCTTGACGCCATCCTTCTGCAAAGCATCCCAGAGCTTCTCCGCCTGCGCGATGGAGCGGGGGAACCCGTCCAACAGCCACCCATTAGGGCTTGCGTTTTTGAGCACGTCCAGCACCATGGGGATGGTGATGTCATCCGGGACCAACTCACCCTTATCGATGTATTCCTTGGCCTTGAGGCCCAGTTCCGTGCCGCCGCCAATGTGCTTGCGGAAAATGGCACCGGATTCAATGTGATCCAGGTCGTATTTTTCTTTGACCAGGGAACCCTGCGTACCTTTACCGCTACCGTTGGGGCCGAAAATCAGAATGTTCACGCTCTTCCTCCTAGAAAAATCGATTGTGCAAAACGTAACAAGCATCCATATCCCTTGATAGAAAGGCTGTCAATGCCCGCCCTGTCGCGGGGTTGCGTGTTTTCATTTATCCATATCTCTGATACGTAGTTTTGCAGAGGTGCGTTAATGAGTGGAATGAATTTGGAACGATGTGGCCGCGCTGCCTGGTTACTAGGACTTGTGGGAGTTGCCATCTGGTTGCCCATCGTGGCCTGGGCGCTGCTGGAGGCCGGAGACGTTACAGGTGGAATCGTTGCCACGGCTTGGTTTGGTGCTGGAGTTGGTCTGGCCTGGTATCTCGCTCCATGGCGAAACAAAAACACACCGCTCTGGAAACCGCTGAGTATCTGCTTGGGAAGTGTGGTCATTGCGGCCACATTTTTCACTTACCGCTATGATCTGCATGAGGGGCAGGGCAGTTCTTTCCTCTGGAGCATGGCTGTCCTGTTGGTCATGTTTTTGCCAGCGTTTCTCGCCGGACGTAAGCGGTGGTATGAACTTTTTCCTGACCAGAAAGATGAAAAGGCAAGGTAAACCCCGAAGCAGAATCTGCCCGATTTGGATTCCCTATGATGGATTCCACCGGGGATCCGGTCCAAAATGAATTCCTTTGGAATCGCTCCGACCGACTTTCCGTCCGGGAAATTGCAATGTGGCAGGTTTGCCGGAGAGAAACGCCGCGTCCAACCGAAGTAAAGTGTCCGTCAACACCTGTCCGGGACCGAGCTTATCCAAGGCTGATTTATAGAGTCGGAGTCGTTCGGCTTGGTGTAGGTTCGCCAATCGGTCCCGGGACAAAAAGAATGGCTCATCCTTACTACCAGGGAAATTTCCAAGACGCTGCTCCCAATAGGCACGGTCCACCCCGGCTTGCCGCCAAATGCGGTTGATTCCTTTCAGAAAATTTGGATTTTCTTCCAAGATCAAGGGCAACAAGGAGTGGCGTATGCGATTTCTTGCAAACCGTACGTCCGTGTTGGAATCATCTTCCCGCCAGGGAATGTGAAGTGTCTGAAGAAAATGGATTAGATCGGATCTAGGGATCGACAATAGCGGCCGAACCAATCGGCGTTGCGCGTCATGGGCCGTCATGCCGCCCAGGCCGGGCCAGCCTGTTCCACGGCACAACCGTAGCAGCACGTCTTCCGCCAAATCATTGAGGTGATGCGCCGTTGCCACAAACGGCAACCCTGTTTCCATACGAATTTTTTCAAAAAAAGCATAGCGCAGCTTCCGTCCGGTCTCCTCCCAACCCAAGCCGAGCCGGGAAGCTGTAAAAGCTACGTCCGCACGTTCGGAAAAAAAAGGCACATCCAATGCAACGCAGAGATCCTTGACAAAAACGGCGTCTTCCGATGATTCGACCCGAAGGCCGTGATCAAGATGCGCCACGGCCATGCTTCCACCGTGGCGTTGCATCAGGCAATGCCAGATAATGGTCAGAGCCGTGGAGTCCGCACCACCGGAACACGCGACCACGAGGCCGGTTCTGGGGTCGATCCCAAGCTCTTCAGAAACAAAACGCTCCACGTCCAAACAAAGGTGTGCGGCCCAGGGAGGCAGTTCCTGAAGAAAGCGGGGGACTGAGAACATCAAACCGGCCACCCTGTCGATTATGCAGGGACGTCTTGTGCCTGGAAGATCTCGTCAATGAGATTGATGGCCCATTCCCGAGCAGCGGGGGAGGCGTAGGCAACGCAGGAACAACGCATCCGGTTGCGCGCCCGGACCAAAAGTTCCAGTTTAAAATCAGAGCATTCAGGTCGGTCGATCCGTTCAAGGGCCATCATGTACGGACCGCAAGAATCCAGATGTTCCTGTTGTTCCTGCTCAAGCAATGCTTCGGAAATAGGAACATACCAAATGCCTTCAATGGGACCTTTCCATCCACGCTGGTCAAGTGTCTTGGCGATGATATCAGCGTGTTCCCGGGGTATATCTTCAATACAGTAGGTGCGCATAAAATCCTCGTTCAGTGATCGTTCAAATCGTTGGAAAGGCCGAACTCATCTTCCCGACATTCGCAGGAATCCCTGGATCGTCGCTCCGCATGAGCTTCCGGCGGAATACAGTCGTTATCGAGATTGAAAAAACGTCGCGCCGTATCAATGACCGTATCGGCCACGCCTTCTTCCCGTGTACGGCGTTTGAGATAGCAAACCGGTTCATGCAAAACCTTATGGCTTACGGACAGCACAAGACACTCCAAAGCTTCACGTGTGCTTTCATCCACATCGCCAATTCGTCGCAAGGTTTTGCTCAGTTCCTTACGCGCAACGTCCTCTGCCTTACCCAGCAAATCCACTATGGTCGGCTGGAGGTCCAATGTTTGCAACCAATGCTCAAACGCACTGGTTTCATTGTCTACCAACGCACGCGCCTTGACGGCCTCGTCCTGACGTTGCGCCATATTCTCTTCGACCACCTCTTTGAGATCGTCGATATCATAGAGATAGACATTGTCCAGGGCGTTTACGTCCGGATCAATATCCCGGGGTACAGCGATATCAATAAAAAACATGGAGCGGTGTTTCCGTCGTTTCAAGACCTTTTGCATCTCTTTGGCCCGAATCACGGCAGTTGGCGATCCCGTGGAGCTGATAACGATGTCGGCTTCGGGCAACCGATCCATAAGATTTTCGATGGGAATCGGTTCGCCTCCGAGCGTTGCGGACAATGCCTTGGCCCGTGACAATGTTCGGTTGGCAATAATGAGTCGTTCCACACCGTTGCGCAATAAATGCGTAGCAGCCAGCTCTGCCATTTCTCCGGCGCCTACAAGCATGGCGGTCTTTCCCTGAAAAGAGCCGAAGATTTTCCGAGCAAGCTCAACAGCGGCAAAGCTGATGGATACTGCGCTGGAGGCCACAGCGGTCTCTGTCCGAACCCGTTTGGCAACGGAAAACGATTTGTGCAGCAGTCGGTTGATGATGACTCGCGCCGTATTGTTGTCCACGGCTCGGCGATAGGCATCCTTAAGTTGTCCCAAAATTTGAGGTTCTCCCATAACCAGGGAGTCAAGGCTTGCCCCAACCATAAAAAGGTGTCTGACTGCGGAAATTCCTTCATAATTATAGGTGTGCTCTGCCAACTCTTCCGGCTGACCGCCGCAACGTTCGGCCCAATACGCCCGCATGCATCCAAGCACATCCACATCGGATTCCGGGGAATGCTCACTGACACACAGCAGTTCGACGCGGTTGCAGGTGGAAAGAACCATGACTTCCCGCACCGGGCATTCCGACATGATGCCGAGTTCCATGTCCTCCACATTGGTCAGGGCGTAACGCTCACGGATGTCCACTTCGGCGGTGCGGTGGTTGAGACCTGTAAGATAGATAAATTTATTCATAAGTTACGATTTGAACGTAATGGTGTGGTGGATGAGGGAAATAACCATGAACAAGAAAACCCAAATAACCATCCAGGCTGTCTTGCGTCCCCGCCACCCCAGCACGAGGCGCTGGTGGAAGAGAACAGCATACAGCAACCAGACCCCGAGGGAGGTAAACTTCATGGCATCCCATTGAAAGGTCTTTTCCGGATCGATCCAATACCAAATGGCCAAAGAAAAGATGCCAAGGGTATACAAGGGGAATCCGAGGGTAACGGCCAGGTGGTTGACGCGATCGACAACTTCCAACGATGGCATGGATTCGTTCATGCTGCCGAGGGCAGCCTTGCTCTTGATCTTACGATTCAAGTGCAGCCAAACAAAGGCTGCGCCGCATCCCAGGGCGAGCAGGGCGAGCGCAACAGCCAGGCTGCCGACATGCAGACCAAAAAATAACCCAGTCAATTGCGGGGGGATTTTGATAGTCAGACTGCCAGCTCCCAGGGATGAGGCGTAGAGCAACAATCCCAGCGGAAAAGCCGTGAACGAAAGGAACGACGAGCGCAGTCTCCAGCGGAGAACCAAAAAAAGGGCGAAAAGCGTCCAGCCCACAAAACTAAAATAAAAGGTACCGCGGAGTAAAACCATTTTGCCGGATAAAACCGGCATGATGGCAAGGTCAAGAGTGTGCAGGGCGAACCCGCCGATGGCCAGCGCACCGGCAACGGTTGAAAGCCGCTCATTGCCGAGGGTAAGCCCCACAAAGAACAGCATTGCGCCCAGAAAATAGAGTCCGATGATGGCCAGGGGAAGTAGATCAAAAAACTCCATCCAGCAACTCCGGAAGGTTGGAATGCAAGGCGCTGGGCAAGCGCTCCCGTAGGGAGCGTTTCGCCGCGTCCACATCGTTGGTTTCAATGTCGCGCAACAGGTTTGACGTGGTAATAGACCGAAAAATCTCCGTGTTTTTTTGGGTCGGCAGACCGAGTTCCAGCAACATAGGGCGCAGCCTGCCCAAAATAGTGAGCAAGTCAGCGTATTCGGATCCAAAGGTTTCTTCAAGATCGGAACGAACAAGCCGGGCCAAAGCCGGGCTCTGGCCACAAGTGGAAACCGAAAGGGTCAAATCGCCGCGGCAGACGGTTGCCGGGACGATGAAATTTCCAAGTTTCGGCGCATCCGCCACGTTGCAAAGCAAGCCGCGCTCCCGGCAGGCTTCGGCAATGGTCCGATTTACTGCCGCATTGGACGTCGCCGCCACAACGAGAAATGCATTATCCAAATCTGAAAGTTGGAATTCTCGTTCCTCAAACCGAACTTCGGGTCGGTTCAGCAGCATCTGCAACTCATGCCCAGTTTGATCCGCCGGGTAGCATCGATCCAATGCCAGGACCGTTCGGGCACCATTGTCCAGGAGGCCGCGAATTTTTCGTATTCCCACGGCGCCGGCCCCGACCACGAGGCACTGTTTGTCCGTAAGATTCAACAAAATAGGATAATAGCGCATCCCCATATACTATACCATGGCCCTCGGGGTGTAAAACAGGAAAAAGGTGTCCCGCTTGCCAGGGATAGGCCGATTCGGTACACCACAAGCATTGGGGAACCTTTTAGAATCGAGCGGTCCGGAAAACAAGGGAGGGGATGGCGTCCTATGGGACGAGAGTTGGTGGTGCAACTGGCACGCTTTGGCGATCTGGTTCAGACCAAACGTTTGGTGCGGTCCCTGGAACTCTGCGGCTCCGAGGTTCATCTTTGCGTGGACCGGTCCCTGCGGGGTCTGGCGAAATTATTGTATCCTCATGCTGTGGTGCATGGCGTGTGCGCTCATGGTGGTGGCACCAATGCCGGCGAGGTCGTGCTGAACAACCGTGCAGCCTTCGACACACTCGCGGACTTGAAATTTGATACGGTTTATAATCTCAATTTTTCCCCGCTCAATTTTCGTCTTGCGAGCCTTTTTGCTCCGGAAACCGTTCGAGGCTATCAATCGTTTGACGGTCAGGACGTGGTCAGTCCTTGGGCGGGCATGGGAATCCGGTGGTCCAAAGAACGGCGCATTGCACTGAATCTTGTCGATTTTTGGGGTGGGTATGCTCCTCGTCCCTGCCCGCCGGAAGCAGTCAATCCTGTTGCGAGACCAGGAGGCAACGGCATCGGCATTGCTTTGGCAGGCCGAGAGTCCCGCCGTTCTCTGCCTGTTCCAACACTACGTGAGGTGGCAAAAACAGCCTGGAACATACTGGGAAAACCACACGTAAAACTGCTCGGAACCGCTACGGAAGCAGGAGCCGCTCGAGCGCTGCGTAAGGAATTGCCTTCTGAAATGCAGGAACGGACCTCCGATCTCACGGGGAAAACCGATTGGGCTACATTGATTGAAGCAGTCCAGGGCATGGATCTTCTGCTCACACCCGATACCGGGATCATGCACCTCGCCGCCCACTTGGGTGTACCGGTGGCCGCTTTTTTCCTTTCCTCGGCCTGGTGCTTTGAAACAGGTCCGTACGGTAAGGGGCATACTGTCTTTCAGGCGCTTCAACCTTGCTTGCCCTGTCTGGAGCATGAGTCCTGCCCTTATAACGTGCGTTGTGGAGAAGGGTTTGATGACCCCATGTTTTTGCGTTTTTTCACTACCCGCAAGGCGGAACATGCCCCTGCAGGCATTATGGGATTGCGCAGCGATCTTGATTCCCTTGGGGTGGAGTTTATTTCTTTTGGCGGCGAAGATGCCGATACCCGAAGCAGGGTCGCGTTACGCACGTTCGTGGCAGAACATCTCGGTATCTCCGGTCCCAATCTCGATTCCAAAAGCAACATCTCCCTGGCACAGCGCTTGTATCATGAACGCGATTGGGTTGTGGCTCCGAAGGAAAAGCAGACCCCGGATCTGCTGACAAACGGCGAATATGATTCTCAACAAAAGCTAGAAAATATCTAGACTAAGAGTAGTACATTGAAAATACTCATTGTTTTGCCAATGTATGGGGGGTCGCTTCCTGTTGGAGAATTTTGCGCAACAGCCTTGCGCCAGGAAGAGCATGTCGTGGAGGTTTTCCAGGCGGATCAGTTCTACGACGCATACAGCGCCCTCAAAGGACTGCGGGTTACTTCGGATCGTCTCGAATTTCTCCAGAACAATTATGTTCAACTCCTTTCGCAAGCCGTGCTGGCCAAAGTGCATAGCTTTGAGCCTGATCTTGTGCTGGCAATGGCCCAAGCCCCTCTTTCGCGCCAGATTCTGCGGCGGCTCCGAAAGGATGGTGTCGCCACGGCAATGTGGTTTGTGGAAGACTACCGATTGTTCACGTACTGGAAAAGCTTTGCACCGCTTTATGACGTTTTTGCGGTGATTCAAAAAGATCCCTTTTTTGAAGAACTGCAATCCGCAGGGCAACACAATGTCCTGTATCTGCCCATGGCGGCGCAACCGGATTTCCACCATCCCCAGGAAGTGTCCGCTGTAGAGCGGCGGAAATGGGGGGCAGAGCTTTCCTTTATGGGAGCTGGCTATCCCAACCGGCGAAAGGCCTTTCGCGAATTGCTGCAGTACGATTTTAAGATCTGGGGATCAGACTGGGACGGCGACCACGTGTTGGCACCTTACCTTCAAATGGGGGGGCGTCGAGTGACATCGGAGGAGTGCGTACGCATCTTCAACGCAAGTACCATCAATTTGAATCTGCATTCCTCAATCCATCCTGACCAGTTGATAAGCCAAGGTGATTTCATCAACCCTCGCACCTTTGAAGTGGCCTGCTGCGGAGCATTTCAACTCGTGGACAGGCGGTCCCTTCTTGCTGAGGCGTTTGCCGAGGATGAATTGATTACCTTTGAATCACTTACGGATTTGAAAGAAAAAGTAGAATATTTTCTGCACGCTCCGGAACAGCGCCAGGCCATCGCTGAAAAAGGGCGTAGGCGGGTGCTCATGGAACACACCTATGCACACCGCATGCGGCGGTTGCTCGAGTTTACCGCAGAACGCATCCCCAATTGGCCGCTACCACGGCAGGGCAACGAAGCCTTGGCCGTACTCCCAAAAGAATTGACCACGGAGGTCAATGGCCTTCTGGAGCGGTTGAATCTTCCGAAGAACGTCACTTTTCCCGATTTGGTGTGGGCTGTTCGTCAACAGCAAGGCCGACTTTCAGGACTCGAAACATCCATTCTCTTTTTGGATGAATGGAAAAAAATGTACGAAAAATAAAGCGGTTC is a genomic window of Paucidesulfovibrio gracilis DSM 16080 containing:
- a CDS encoding precorrin-2 dehydrogenase/sirohydrochlorin ferrochelatase family protein, giving the protein MGMRYYPILLNLTDKQCLVVGAGAVGIRKIRGLLDNGARTVLALDRCYPADQTGHELQMLLNRPEVRFEEREFQLSDLDNAFLVVAATSNAAVNRTIAEACRERGLLCNVADAPKLGNFIVPATVCRGDLTLSVSTCGQSPALARLVRSDLEETFGSEYADLLTILGRLRPMLLELGLPTQKNTEIFRSITTSNLLRDIETNDVDAAKRSLRERLPSALHSNLPELLDGVF
- a CDS encoding CgeB family protein produces the protein MYGGSLPVGEFCATALRQEEHVVEVFQADQFYDAYSALKGLRVTSDRLEFLQNNYVQLLSQAVLAKVHSFEPDLVLAMAQAPLSRQILRRLRKDGVATAMWFVEDYRLFTYWKSFAPLYDVFAVIQKDPFFEELQSAGQHNVLYLPMAAQPDFHHPQEVSAVERRKWGAELSFMGAGYPNRRKAFRELLQYDFKIWGSDWDGDHVLAPYLQMGGRRVTSEECVRIFNASTINLNLHSSIHPDQLISQGDFINPRTFEVACCGAFQLVDRRSLLAEAFAEDELITFESLTDLKEKVEYFLHAPEQRQAIAEKGRRRVLMEHTYAHRMRRLLEFTAERIPNWPLPRQGNEALAVLPKELTTEVNGLLERLNLPKNVTFPDLVWAVRQQQGRLSGLETSILFLDEWKKMYEK
- a CDS encoding glycosyltransferase family 9 protein, whose product is MDRSLRGLAKLLYPHAVVHGVCAHGGGTNAGEVVLNNRAAFDTLADLKFDTVYNLNFSPLNFRLASLFAPETVRGYQSFDGQDVVSPWAGMGIRWSKERRIALNLVDFWGGYAPRPCPPEAVNPVARPGGNGIGIALAGRESRRSLPVPTLREVAKTAWNILGKPHVKLLGTATEAGAARALRKELPSEMQERTSDLTGKTDWATLIEAVQGMDLLLTPDTGIMHLAAHLGVPVAAFFLSSAWCFETGPYGKGHTVFQALQPCLPCLEHESCPYNVRCGEGFDDPMFLRFFTTRKAEHAPAGIMGLRSDLDSLGVEFISFGGEDADTRSRVALRTFVAEHLGISGPNLDSKSNISLAQRLYHERDWVVAPKEKQTPDLLTNGEYDSQQKLENI